GGTGCGATCATTGCTGATCGTTCGCTCGATCTTGCTTCTATCAGCAACTGGATCAAGCAATCTGTAGAATATGCCTGGGCTCATCCAGAAGCATCAGAAGAATATGTGCTCAGTCATGCCCAAGAGATGTCCCCTGAGGTTACGCAAGCACATATTAATCTCTATGTGAACAAATACTCAGCGGATCTGGGCGATGACGGCTATGCTGCGATATCAGCCCTACTGAACCGTGCCGCCGATGAAGGCCTGGTTCCGGCCATCGATCCTTCGGCATTGCGAGTATAAGAACTCCATACCGTTTATAGACACTCTTTCGTCTTAAACAAAGGCTAATTGAAGTTCTTTCAGAGTTAATTGAATTTCATCAAGGATGATGACTTCCCTGACGCTAGCTGTCAGGGAAGTTGTTTTATAATAAGCTCAATTAATGATGACAGGAGTGTTATTGATGCCAGCAAACAATGCTTATCTTTATGTATTTGATACAATGTCAGATTGGGAATATGGGTATTTAGTTGCCGAACTAAACTCAGGAAGATTCTTCAGAAGCGAATTAGCCCCTTTAAAAGTAGTTACAGTAGGTGCTACTAAAGATATCATTACTACAATGGGAGGACTGAAAATAAAACCGGATATCCCCCTGGTTGATTGTACTCTAGAGAGTAAAGATCTTATCATTTTACCTGGTGGGAATACTTGGGGAGAAAAAATCCATCAACCTATCTTAAAAAAAATTGGCAAGGCTATTGATAACGGTACTGTTGTCGCTGCAATTTGTGGGGCAACTGAGGGGCTCGCGAATAGCGGATACCTGAACTCAAGAAAGCATACAAGCAATAACCTAGAGTATCTGAAAATGGTCTGTCCAACTTATAAAGGGGAAGATTTTTATGAACTGGGGCCCGCGGTATCTGATAATAATTTGGTTACTTCATCAGGAGTAGCTCCTCTGGAATTTGCTATGGAGGTTCTAAAAGTTTTAGATGTATTTGCACCAGAGACACTCCATGCATGGTATAACCTTAATAAAACTCATCAAGCAGAGTATTTTTTTCAGTTAATGGACTCGATTAATAATGAGCCTAACGAAAAGAAATGAATAATAAAAAGCTGTAGCTAGACGTTAATAACGGCTTTAGCTACAGCTTCTTACTTTATTTATCACAGTCTTACTGCCAGCGCTTCAACGTAGGAAGCAGGCCCTGTAGCATAGAACGTGCCGTCTCCTCACTCATTC
The window above is part of the Paenibacillus lutimineralis genome. Proteins encoded here:
- a CDS encoding type 1 glutamine amidotransferase family protein produces the protein MPANNAYLYVFDTMSDWEYGYLVAELNSGRFFRSELAPLKVVTVGATKDIITTMGGLKIKPDIPLVDCTLESKDLIILPGGNTWGEKIHQPILKKIGKAIDNGTVVAAICGATEGLANSGYLNSRKHTSNNLEYLKMVCPTYKGEDFYELGPAVSDNNLVTSSGVAPLEFAMEVLKVLDVFAPETLHAWYNLNKTHQAEYFFQLMDSINNEPNEKK